One segment of Theobroma cacao cultivar B97-61/B2 chromosome 9, Criollo_cocoa_genome_V2, whole genome shotgun sequence DNA contains the following:
- the LOC18588004 gene encoding mitochondrial import inner membrane translocase subunit TIM17-2, with product MGTPETSREPCPDRILDDIGGAFGMGAVGGAAFHFLKGTMNSPSGARLIGATQAVRMNAPRIGGSFAVWGGLFSTFDCTMVYIRQKEDPWNSIIAGAATGGFLSMRQGLGAASRSAMFGGVLLALIEGAGIMLNKFLSQPQMPIMIEEPAPNVAGMPGFPMGQLPNQAPISVDSLRQGSPSSTSSPSSSSASSSNSSSSWFGGLFGGGKKQESATSSGSKTQVLESFDAPPVPSFEYK from the coding sequence ATGGGGACCCCAGAAACTTCCCGAGAGCCATGCCCAGATCGAATTCTTGATGATATTGGAGGTGCTTTTGGTATGGGTGCTGTTGGAGGTGCAGCCTTCCACTTCTTGAAAGGCACAATGAACTCCCCTAGTGGTGCTCGGTTGATTGGAGCAACTCAAGCTGTGCGTATGAATGCCCCTCGTATCGGTGGTAGTTTTGCTGTTTGGGGTGGTCTTTTTTCCACCTTTGATTGCACGATGGTGTACATCCGGCAGAAAGAAGATCCATGGAACTCGATTATAGCTGGTGCTGCCACTGGAGGGTTTCTTTCAATGCGTCAAGGACTTGGTGCTGCTTCCAGATCAGCAATGTTTGGTGGGGTTTTGCTTGCCTTGATTGAAGGAGCTGGGATCATGTTGAATAAATTTCTTAGTCAACCGCAGATGCCTATTATGATTGAAGAGCCAGCACCAAATGTAGCTGGTATGCCTGGATTTCCAATGGGGCAATTGCCAAACCAAGCACCTATATCAGTTGACAGTTTGAGGCAGGGCTCACCgtcatcaacatcatcaccgtcatcatcatcagcttcCTCATCTAACTCTTCGTCTTCATGGTTTGGAGGACTTTTTGGAGGCGGAAAGAAGCAGGAGTCAGCAACAAGTAGTGGAAGTAAGACACAGGTTTTGGAGAGCTTTGATGCTCCTCCTGTGCCATCATTTGAATACAAATAA